A single region of the Austwickia chelonae genome encodes:
- a CDS encoding globin domain-containing protein, with amino-acid sequence MIVKATAAVVADNAVAITSNFYPRMFAAHPELLNIFNKADQALGEQAQALAASVVAYAVQLIDPDAPSFRPVLERIAHKHVSLGITATQYTIVGHHLMAAIKDVLGEAVTPEVAAAWDEVYWLFALQLAAEEARIYALNGVDPEQPWRDYRVTGRHDEVPGEILTLTLEPVDGSAVPRHLPGQYVTVNARLADGSTQPRQYTLSSGPRTDRMQITVRRVRAHGESPAGLVSTMLHDECPVGTVLQVSIPCGDVVLEESTTPLLLVSAGVGITPMAAIVDSLAEQGSQRPVLLAHADRNAGAHPLYDSVRATTDRLPQVASHLWYEETDEAATGRGAVHGLMDLSTIDLPDELDVFMCGPLPFMRAARRTLLNRGVPADRIRYEVFGPDLWAQNPAA; translated from the coding sequence GTGATCGTCAAGGCGACCGCCGCCGTCGTCGCCGACAATGCCGTCGCCATCACCTCCAACTTCTACCCACGGATGTTCGCCGCCCACCCCGAACTTCTGAACATCTTCAACAAGGCCGACCAGGCCCTGGGCGAACAGGCCCAGGCACTCGCCGCCTCCGTCGTCGCCTACGCCGTCCAGCTCATCGACCCCGACGCCCCCTCCTTCCGCCCCGTCCTGGAGCGCATCGCCCACAAGCATGTCTCCCTGGGCATCACCGCCACCCAGTACACGATCGTCGGACACCACCTGATGGCCGCGATCAAGGACGTCCTCGGTGAGGCCGTCACCCCCGAGGTCGCTGCCGCCTGGGACGAGGTCTACTGGCTGTTCGCCCTGCAACTCGCCGCCGAAGAAGCCCGGATCTACGCCCTCAACGGCGTCGACCCCGAGCAGCCCTGGCGCGACTACCGGGTCACCGGACGTCACGACGAGGTCCCCGGAGAGATCCTCACCCTCACCCTCGAACCCGTCGACGGCAGCGCGGTTCCCCGTCACCTGCCCGGGCAGTACGTCACCGTCAACGCCCGCCTCGCCGACGGGAGCACCCAGCCCCGGCAGTACACCCTGTCCAGCGGGCCCCGGACCGACCGGATGCAGATCACCGTGCGCCGCGTTCGTGCCCACGGTGAAAGCCCTGCCGGTCTGGTCAGCACGATGCTGCACGACGAATGCCCCGTCGGCACCGTCCTCCAGGTCTCCATCCCCTGCGGCGACGTCGTCCTCGAGGAATCGACTACACCCCTGCTGCTCGTCAGCGCGGGAGTAGGCATCACCCCGATGGCCGCCATCGTCGACAGCCTCGCCGAACAGGGCTCCCAACGGCCCGTCCTGCTGGCCCACGCCGATCGGAACGCCGGTGCCCACCCGCTGTACGACAGCGTGCGCGCCACCACCGACCGGCTCCCGCAGGTCGCCTCCCATCTCTGGTACGAGGAGACCGACGAGGCCGCGACCGGCCGCGGTGCCGTCCACGGGCTGATGGACCTGTCCACCATCGACCTGCCCGACGAGCTCGACGTCTTCATGTGTGGCCCGCTGCCTTTCATGCGCGCCGCCCGACGCACCCTGCTCAACCGCGGAGTACCTGCCGACCGCATCCGTTACGAGGTCTTCGGACCCGACCTGTGGGCGCAGAACCCCGCCGCCTGA